The Plasmodium berghei ANKA genome assembly, chromosome: 8 genome has a segment encoding these proteins:
- a CDS encoding NifU-like scaffold protein: MKYSIASMKVTLFFYFLCAKNIASLKYTKSNLSFLYNGCDNINSGGVNAHRNKTTVQTKNKHSKLKILSLNEKQDEELHYELNPENTEKVLNLIRPKLQIDNGDVELVDIKGNDLYIRLLGNCITCSSNSVTVSQVIKKTLKMYIRGPGNKEPNVIIINFDEINEENILNCLSDLKPYFDFLKIKLVIKEMINNKENINNSVMLVFKNIENEDKEVNIPHNIKTEITGRLKQNFPTLTVNFEN, translated from the exons ATGAAATACAGTATCGCTTCCATGAAGGTTACTTTATTCttctattttttgtgtgcaaaaaatatagccAGTTtgaaatatacaaaatcaaatttatcatttttatataatggaTGTGATAATATCAATAGTGGGGGGGTTAATGCACACAGAAATAAAACAACTGTACaaactaaaaataaacattctaaacttaaaatattatcattaaatgaaaaacaaGATGAAGAATTACATTACGAATTAAATCCAGAAAATACTGAAAAggttttaaatttaatacgCCCCAAATTACAAATAGATAATGGTGATGTTGAATTAGTAGACATAAAGGGtaatgatttatatatacgCTTATTAGGAAATTGTATCACGTGTAGCTCAAATAGTGTAACTGTGTCACaggttataaaaaaaactttaaaaatgtatattcgAGGTCCTGGAAATAAAGAACCaaatgtaataattataaattttgatGAAATTAACGAAGAAAATATTCTAAATTGTTTAAGTGATCTGAAAccatattttgattttcttA AAATCAAATTAGTAATTAAAGAGATGATAAACaacaaagaaaatattaataatagcGTTATGCTGgtgtttaaaaatatagaaaatgaagataaGGAAGTAAATATACCtcataatattaaaactGAAATTACTGGAAgattaaaacaaaattttcCAACATTAACTgttaattttgaaaattaa
- a CDS encoding tetratricopeptide repeat protein, putative has product MIYINNEDKIIRIKESEINDENYGVITNVLKNYNANINSWIDICVAFYNKNNYKLFLDLIKEGDKFFCNNKEANTKLNILLLLYNSEKIINAKNLNEENELKIKLENLINHIEKNKKVNNTQEHDNNNIEQEKCEYNEKEKDDYLSHYLTKGIYNFNIYLYLINKYDNKFLKKCSFPDSIQINPNDTQHNKSSFLADKLTNEYINPLNYLIDSINIFKYLIQKNNYDFISSIYLSFALCLIYKLDHCIEFSSHVLLKIIHFEIFLNKTLENYRKEYTNFVNQYIQDENANNFNPEKEQKGWFSKFVRNKNTPISSMSSNKKTQDIGNTKEYLQKCIKYKNLLNLLKIFKSIIKCIIGICYMKKKNFNIASYCFTTSLQLYSFCPSYLLNSWLLLTNYINKIVQNNSFINIKDKLNFLSNYYSPQNNPYNDYVEYLKKLNKKKKLKNGCLNFENYVQCENINENKCRIFFDNRQIDFQKGNVNTKVNENDVILSQVFSINGNKKEEYTPPEIKQNYKKEKCVQKKFNKWKEYTISSTVNNLSSIHVKDIINLTLFYYLNYIKVVIIFYSKIDKNIWDCEENYDINKNDIYEYDEIIDPIDNTNKECIKNKFTQVFLNNNMISMYLDLCEFWLAQGNKKAIILLKIIKEKINFNYVNTKQLSRYYLLIGIYFHIIKNMKRALKYYRKSFIIYKNYLNLYYYTLSYIYLKKYNKAKKYILYAYNKYKNVYFIKLYAYFYIHTANIYLNYNVIINKQNDTSLKDSNPLLEKGGSIMDGVYQNKPFVDDSHIYSKFIKSDIYNENIKTTVKMLEDILNILNKYNNLFISDIDITLMKAKIYELLLTKYNDENMKTYFNLLDEIPDIKNFFFKKNKTYKISYELINNYIVALFYCGYKEKSLELMELLKREIFFKIKKFYTYYVYVFCKDDLNCITSSNLMSNNKNAHKKRSKIDKYWNKITENEKLRHHSGYSINKNRRICIEEENENKQNDDILIESVTTKYKNDKDGGISNGMMKYLEKRKIVEENKIKLKYIKKILKWERVYKIRENLLNNMGFINRICQNSTCVNNTSKINVYEKQSKKERCRNIINYLKKIYITINFNTSVLLEYNGYSYISTSIYKIFTKIYVNYESAYIRLANIYIRNKNYAKAKDLIAKGLKYNNNSVELNLLKVYIHIKRKHYDYSIYLLDKFKKTKQNKTNDFNKNENEKDDHLQSENSSTDIIINTYLAIIKFHKIKECKNKSEKNYILNEIYNLINILTENNKNNFFIANLISVLLSINNNYEVACESFQCLIDSYKKLSYFYISSLKNLVLHMFNHIIRNNNIINNKLFVNKLNLFFNLTIKNGVSDKKIYLCYSNFLHILDRYEESINLLYEAYQKWPYDISLLNTLIICIDSCVSKYLSLDYVELKNILFMKNLIYFSFHIIYTLLHFKHFAMNSTLVLYDNKFNYYKEEDYIIEIKKKDLENIASRKYLIMAYKKFEEKIIPYIESSLPSMLKQKKMLHLRKINIHKKIYEEKKRKQMNIMNKTKRQESLHEELLKDVNDLNYHLSGQVENNKEDENNKLANIEFNNNEPNVEKNLMENVSNGKQDYNDVESHSSSSDSSYLFEETKTKKRKIIIDK; this is encoded by the exons atgatatacataaataatgaggataaaataattagGATAAAAGAAAgtgaaataaatgatgaaaattatgGGGTAATTAcaaatgttttaaaaaattataatgcaaatataaatagttgGATTGATATATGTGTCGCATTTtacaataaaaacaattacaaattattcttggatttaataaaagaaggtgataaatttttttgtaataataaagaagcgaacacaaaattaaatatattgctattattatataactctgaaaaaataataaatgctAAAAATCTgaatgaagaaaatgagttaaaaattaaattagaaaatttaataaatcatattgaaaaaaataaaaaagtaaataatACACAAGAACAcgataataacaatatagaacaagaaaaatgtgaatataatgaaaaagaaaaagatgaTTATTTGTCTCATTATTTAACTAAaggaatatataattttaatatatatttatatttaataaataaatatgataataaatttcTTAAAAAATGCTCTTTCCCAGATTCTATACAAATAAACCCTAATGATACGCaacataataaaagtaGTTTTTTAGCCGATAAATTAactaatgaatatattaacccattaaattatttaattgatagtataaacatatttaaatatttaatacaaaaaaataattatgattttatttcttcgaTTTATTTATCTTTTGCTCtatgtttaatatataagcTAGATCATTGTATAGAATTTTCATCTCATgtgttattaaaaattatccattttgaaatatttttaaataaaacattggAAAATTATAGAAAGGAATACACCAATTTTGTGAACCAATATATTCAAGATGAAAAcgcaaataattttaaccCAGAAAAAGAACAAAAAGGATGGTTTTCAAAATTTgttagaaataaaaatacaccTATTTCCTCAATGTcgtcaaataaaaaaacacagGATATTGGAAATACAAAGgaatatttacaaaaatgcataaaatataaaaatttattaaacttattaaaaatatttaaatcaataataaaatgcataattggaatttgttatatgaaaaaaaaaaatttcaataTAGCTTCATATTGTTTTACAACATCATTACAATTATACAGTTTTTGCCCATCTTATTTGTTAAATTCATGgttattattaacaaattatataaataaaattgtacaGAATAATAGtttcattaatataaaagacaaattaaactttttatcaaattattattctcCACAAAATAATCCTTATAATGACTATGtggaatatttaaaaaaattaaataaaaaaaaaaaattaaaaaatggctgtttaaattttgaaaattatgtacaatgtgaaaacataaatgaaaacaaatgtagaatattttttgataatagGCAAATTGATTTTCAAAAAGGGAATGTAAATACTAAggttaatgaaaatgatgtTATTCTATCGCAAGTTTTTAGTAttaatggaaataaaaaagaggAATATACACCCCCAGagataaaacaaaattacaaaaaagaaaagtgtgtgcaaaaaaaattcaacaAATGGAAAGAATATACAATATCTAGTActgtaaataatttaagtAGTATACATGtaaaagatataataaatttaacattattttattatttgaattatattaaggtagtaattatattttattccaaaatagataaaaatatatgggattgtgaagaaaattatgatattaataaaaatgatatttatgaatatgATGAAATAATAGATCCAATtgataatacaaataaagaatgtataaaaaataaatttacacaagtatttttaaataataatatgatttCAATGTATTTAGATTTATGTGAATTTTGGCTAGCTcaaggaaataaaaaagctattattttattaaaaataataaaagaaaaaataaattttaattatgtaAATACAAAACAGCTAAGTAGGTATTATTTACTTATtggtatttattttcatataataaaaaatatgaaaagagcattaaaatattatcgtaaaagttttattatttataagaattatttaaatttatattattatactctttcgtatatatatttaaaaaaatacaataaagctaaaaaatatatattatatgcttataataagtataaaaatgtatattttataaaattatatgcatatttttatatccaCACAGCcaacatttatttaaactataatgttattattaataaacaaaatgataCAAGTTTAAAAGATAGCAATCCTCTCCTGGAAAAAGGAGGGAGTATAATGGATGGAGTATATCAGAATAAACCTTTTGTAGATGattcacatatatatagcaaatttataaaaagtgacatatataatgaaaacataaaaacaACAGTAAAAATGCTAGAAGATATATTGAATAttctaaataaatataacaatttatttattagtGATATAGACATAACTTTAATGAAAGCCAAAATTTATGAActattattaacaaaatataatgatgaaaatatgaaaacttattttaatttattagaCGAAATTCCggatattaaaaatttttttttcaaaaaaaataaaacatataaaatatcttatgaattaattaataattatatcgttgcattattttattgtggttataaagaaaaaagtcTAGAGTTAATggaattattaaaaagggaaatattttttaaaataaaaaaattctatACATATTATGTGTATGTTTTTTGCAAAGATGATTTGAATTGTATCACCTCCTCAAATTTGATGTCCAATAACAAAAACGCACACAAAAAAAGGAGTAAAATAGACAAATACTGGAATAAAATTacagaaaatgaaaagttAAGACATCATTCTGGATATAgcattaacaaaaataggAGAATATGTATcgaagaagaaaatgaaaataagcaaaatgatgatatacTTATTGAGAGTGTCactacaaaatataaaaatgataaggATGGTGGTATATCAAATGGGATGATGAAATATTtggaaaaaagaaaaattgttgaggaaaataaaataaagttgAAATACATTAAAAAGATTCTAAAATGGGAAAgggtatataaaataagggaaaatttgttaaataaCATGGGATTTATTAATAGAATCTGTCAAAATAGTACATGTGTTAACAATActagtaaaataaatgtatacGAGAAACAATCGAAAAAAGAAAGGTGTcgaaatataattaattatttaaaaaaaatatacatcaCTATAAATTTCAACACTTCTGTACTGTTGGAATATAATGGATACTCTTATATATCAACAAGTATTTATAAgatatttacaaaaatatatgtaaattatGAAAGCGCTTATATTAGACTtgcaaatatttatataaggaataaaaattatgcaaAAGCTAAGGATCTAATAGCTAAAGggttaaaatataataataattcagtcgaattaaatttattaaaagtgtatatacatattaaaagaaaGCACTATGattatagtatatatttattggataaatttaaaaaaacaaaacaaaacaaaacaaatgattttaacaaaaatgaaaacgAAAAAGATGATCACCTTCAAAGCGAAAATTCTTCAACagacataataataaacacATATTTAgctataattaaatttcacaaaataaaggaatgtaaaaataaatcagaaaaaaattatatattaaatgaaatatataatttaataaatatattaacagaaaataataagaataatttttttatagcgAATTTAATATCTGTGTTGTTAAgtataaataacaattatGAAGTAGCATGCGAATCTTTTCAATGTTTAATAgattcatataaaaaattatcatatttttatatttcaagtttaaaaaatttagttTTGCATATGTttaatcatattattagaaataataatataataaataataaattatttgtaaataagctaaatttattttttaatttaactATCAAAAATGGAGTTAgcgataaaaaaatatatttatgttattcaaattttttacatatattagaTAGATATGAAGAAtctataaatttattatatgaagcTTATCAAAAATGGCCATATGATATATCCTTGTTAAATACCCTTATAATATGCATTGATTCGTGtgtttcaaaatatttaagcTTAGATTATgttgaattaaaaaatatattatttatgaaaaatttaatttatttttcttttcacATAATATACACATTATTGCATTTCAAGCATTTCGCAATGAATTCGACACTCGTTTTATATG ataataaatttaactATTACAAAGAAGAGGATTACAtaattgaaataaaaaagaaagatttagaaaatatagcaagccgaaaatatttaataatggcttataaaaaatttgaagaaaaaataattcctTATATCGAAAGCAGCCTACCAAGTAtgttaaaacaaaaaaaaatgctgcatttgagaaaaataaatatccacaaaaaaatatatgaagaaaaaaaaaggaaacaAATGAACATAATGAATAAAACAAAACGTCAGGAATCTCTACATGAAGAATTATTAAAGGATGTAAATGACTTAAATTATCACCTGTCTGGTCAggtagaaaataataaagaagatgaaaataataagctAGCTAACATCGAATTTAACAATAATGAGCCTAACGTGGAAAAAAACTTAATGGAAAATGTTTCAAATGGCAAACAAGATTATAATGATGTCGAATCTCATAGTTCGTCTTCTGATAGCTCGTACTTATTTGAGGaaacaaaaacaaaaaaaagaaaaattatcataGACAAATAA
- a CDS encoding ribosome production factor 1, putative, with protein sequence MKGKINKKEKKKLRYMTKDKQLTIGEIEKIDINKYNEISRFSVKNKNKKNALKGKAYLKKLILRKQKKEDIKNKKSLNIPVEKKIPRSIEQLALFDESKVNTENENFLLSEKYIDEFSDYFKNNKEPNIIITSIKRPSKNTILFMKELTLTFPHIFYEPRLDHTLDFLFKNAIQNNFSTFILIEEGIDKHPKYMFISTLPNGPTSKYSLTNIFYAHKKNTDIEITTLPPEVYITNFNTFIGERIKRQLHTLVPFTPNYKGQKVVVFYNQRDFIFFRHFKYNFVNKKKCSLYEIGPGFTLQLLSLKDGLINDKEKMYEFILRPDMKVNRKRMYL encoded by the exons ATGAagggaaaaataaataagaaggaaaaaaagaaactTAGATATATGACCAAAGATAAACAGTTAACAATTGGggaaattgaaaaaattgatataaataaatataatgaaatatcaCGATTTTctgttaaaaataaaaataagaaaaatgcTTTAAAGGGAAAAgcatatttgaaaaaattaattttaagaaaacaaaaaaaagaagatataaaaaataaaaaatcattaAACATTCCagtagaaaaaaaaatcccAAGAAGCATAGAACAATTGGCATTATTTGACGAAAGCAAAGTTAATACAGAAAATgagaattttttattaagtgaaaaatatatagacgAATTTAGTgactattttaaaaataataaagagccaaacattattataacaTCAATAAAAAGACCAtctaaaaatacaatattatttatgaaagAATTAACATTAACATTTcctcatattttttatgaaccACGATTAGATCATACTCtagattttttatttaaaaatgctatacaaaataatttttctacatttatattaatagaaGAAGGGATAGATAAACATcctaaatatatgtttatatctACTTTGCCTAATGGTCCAACATCTAAATATTCcttaacaaatattttttatgctcataaaaaaaatacagaCATTGAAATAACAACATTGCCTCCTGAAGTGtatataacaaattttaatacTTTTATTGGGGAACGAATAAAAAGACAGTTACATACCCTTGTACCATTTACTCCAAACTATAAAGGTCAAAAGGTTGTAGTTTTTTATAATCAGAgagattttatttttttcaggCATTTTAA GTATAATTTTGTGAACAAAAAGAAATGTTCGTTATATGAAATAGGACCTGGATTTACATTACAACTACTTAGCCTCAag gaTGGATTAATTAACGATAAGGAAAAAATGtatgaatttattttgagGCCAGATATGAAAGttaatagaaaaagaaTGTATTtgtaa